From Plectropomus leopardus isolate mb chromosome 4, YSFRI_Pleo_2.0, whole genome shotgun sequence, the proteins below share one genomic window:
- the LOC121941464 gene encoding synaptopodin-2-like yields MEPEAEDNDNLVPWSGSDGSQELCESYNEDDASDLEYPLDPESAHRPKSDLNSPERLQSHDWESAGEQHSLPELSGSEDDVSYQEEDDIYLSESRESITESPQIRTSLSPHPERPDSEPRAGQISRPHSQSSSSSLGRAADMTLALTLTTEQPQGAGTGNRRVESSEEGGSSEAPPASVFFGISDEAAEQAEKWNSESDTDLCRPDRHRARSTRLGHNESQSERHVKETKSKCKRIARLLTDAPNPQNKGALLFNKRRQRVKKYTLVSYGTGENKLDSEDQIEEETEEVRSAAYNFVATSESELEEEYSVYHQQHNLSLNWGSVREMEALPETKGKGVMMFAQRRKRMDEIVSEQDQQRNKGLPMETLTGPERTEAPNIYDTEEMYADQADYMDANLKQHAEFQESFQEMNHLSNVPRPLVPNRTAKPFLGFHVSATAPVMPSGVAPVSKKHEPRFRVPVPFNTNPQVWSPTGDIIASRDERISVPAIKTGILPESKRKATSKQPPAQGSDLHLQNKGDRRSYIEAEEDCFSLGAEACNFMQPRTVKLKNPPPVAPKPTINPSCPPWMRRSPSAEPFIPPRSPVSQPLHSPVGPHSQHYSPQQDWTQPQQMANHWAPDQTQAMLQTPASAWAPASPQLHLQPTANSWSQQPSRSPVSTQARSPTYSPHRQPSPSRNKLDSTPNSVASCPPQAGKSYVQTPKASVASPKGRGINRAGEGSTMAGKGAELFAKRQSRMEKFVVDAETVQANKTRTPSPTASLPNSWRYSSIVRAPPPLSYNPLHAPFYPPAAAKQPPSTSPKIKPKTKPKPKATPKHLNPLDIMRHQPYQLDSSLFTYGAVPEPKCPSPKPTPASKFEATKILKHRSAPSHSPYNASELVVQSEADVPAKSPVSGFGRSRSLSLPKRLNSMPSPGLLSPVSTPGIQSSFLPTQRQTSFQEKVLKSLTPWEAASRSPIGSVDDAFVFQSLPSSVASNVKAAGHRRSLPEPPDEWKRRVSLDPAPVSMGHYRTAPAFQAPLMSRTFSPEKPTFYGPPFRPAQPLRSASRASIGYMGQGPSPTKYSPMHSAVQRS; encoded by the exons ATGGAACCAGAAGCTGAAGACAATGATAACTTGGTCCCTTGGTCGGGTTCAGATGGCTCCCAGGAACTTTGTGAGTCCTACAATGAAGATGACGCCAGTGACCTAGAGTACCCTTTAGACCCTGAATCTGCTCACAGACCAAAATCTGACCTCAACTCCCCTGAACGCCTTCAGTCACATGACTGGGAGTCTGCAGGTGAGCAACACTCCCTGCCCGAACTAAGCGGAAGTGAAGACGATGTTTCATACCAAGAAGAGGACGACATCTACCTTAGTGAATCAAGAGAGTCCATTACCGAGTCTCCTCAGATCAGAACCTCACTGTCCCCACACCCAGAGCGCCCCGACTCTGAACCTCGCGCTGGCCAGATATCACGCCCACATTCCcagtcctcttcctcctctttagGCCGTGCTGCTGATATGACCCTGGCCTTGACCCTGACCACAGAACAGCCCCAGGGTGCAGGCACTGGGAACAGGAGAGTTGAATCTTCAGAGGAAGGAGGGAGTAGTGAAGCACCTCCTGCTTCTGTCTTCTTTGGAATTTCAGACGAGGCTGCTGAGCAGGCAGAGAAGTGGAACTCAGAGTCTGACACAGATCTGTGCAGACCGGACAGGCACAGGGCAAGGTCCACAC GGCTCGGCCACAACGAGAGCCAATCAGAACGGCACGTTAAGGAGACCAAATCCAAATGCAAGCGAATAGCTCGGCTTCTAACAGATGCACCCAACCCTCAAAATAAGGGAGCCTTGCTGTTTAATAAACGCCGCCAGAGGGTCAAGAAATATACACTTGTGAGTTACGGGACTGGTGAAAACAAGCTCGACAGCGAAGACCAAATAGAAGAGGAAACTGAAGAAGTCAGATCAGCTGCTTATAACTTTGTGGCAACAAGCGAGTCCGAGCTAGAAGAGGAGTATTCAGTGTATCATCAGCAGCATAATCTAAGTCTGAATTGGGGAAGTGTTCGAGAAATGGAGGCACTACCGGAAACAAAAGGAAAGGGCGTCATGATGTTCGCCCAACGCCGCAAACGCATGGACGAAATTGTGTCAGAGCAAGATCAGCAGAGGAATAAAGGATTACCTATGGAGACATTAACAGGACCTGAACGTACAGAAGCACCGAATATTTATGACACTGAGGAAATGTATGCTGATCAGGCCGACTACATGGATGCAAATCTGAAGCAACATGCAGAATTCCAAGAAAGTTTTCAAGAGATGAACCACCTATCGAATGTGCCAAGACCGTTGGTGCCAAACAGAACAGCGAAGCCCTTCCTAGGATTTCATGTCAGCGCAACTGCTCCTGTCATGCCTAGTGGCGTCGCTCCAGTGTCAAAGAAGCATGAACCGAGATTCAGAGTACCTGTGCCTTTTAACACTAACCCACAGGTTTGGTCCCCCACTGGAGACATCATAGCCTCAAGAGATGAGCGAATATCTGTCCCAGCGATAAAAACCGGCATCCTACCAGAGTCTAAAAGGAAAGCCACTAGTAAACAACCACCAGCGCAAGGATCAGATCTTCACCTTCAAAACAAAGGTGACAGGAGGTCTTATATTGAGGCTGAGGAGGACTGTTTTAGTCTAGGAGCTGAAGCTTGTAACTTCATGCAACCCAGAACAGTAAAACTCAAGAATCCCCCTCCAGTTGCCCCAAAACCTACCATCAACCCATCCTGCCCACCTTGGATGAGGAGGAGCCCCTCCGCTGAGCCCTTTATTCCACCAAGAAGTCCGGTGTCACAACCTTTGCACAGTCCAGTGGGGCCTCATAGTCAGCATTACTCACCGCAGCAAGACTGGACTCAGCCTCAACAGATGGCCAACCATTGGGCACCAGATCAAACTCAGGCAATGCTTCAAACACCTGCCAGTGCCTGGGCTCCGGCCTCTCCTCAGCTTCATCTTCAGCCAACTGCAAATAGCTGGAGTCAACAACCGTCACGATCCCCTGTGAGTACGCAGGCCCGCAGTCCTACTTACAGCCCCCATCGCCAACCTTCACCCTCAAGGAATAAGTTAGATAGTACCCCAAATTCCGTCGCCTCTTGCCCACCGCAAGCAGGGAAGTCGTATGTCCAAACACCAAAAGCATCGGTGGCTTCTCCAAAGGGTCGTGGTATTAATCGGGCTGGTGAGGGTTCAACCATGGCGGGCAAAGGTGCAGAGTTGTTTGCCAAAAGACAGTCCCGTATGGAGAAATTTGTTGTCGATGCTGAGACGGTGCAAGCTAACAAAACAAGAACCCCCTCCCCAACCGCGTCGCTCCCTAATTCTTGGAGGTATTCTTCCATTGTTCGTGCGCCACCTCCTTTATCATACAATCCCCTTCATGCCCCTTTCTACCCTCCAGCCGCAGCCAAGCAACCCCCTTCCACAAGCCCCAAAATCAAGCCTAAGACCAAACCGAAACCTAAAGCGACTCCAAAGCACCTCAACCCTTTAGATATTATGAGACATCAGCCTTATCAGTTGGACTCCTCACTATTCACGTATGGTGCAGTGCCCGAGCCTAAATGCCCCAGCCCCAAACCAACTCCAGCATCCAAGTTTGAGGCTACCAAAATCCTCAAACATAGATCCGCCCCTTCTCATTCTCCTTATAATGCTTCTGAGCTTGTTGTTCAAAGCGAGGCAGACGTGCCTGCTAAATCTCCTGTTTCG GGATTTGGCAGAAGCCGCTCTCTGAGTCTGCCCAAACGGCTGAATTCGATGCCTTCTCCAGGACTTCTGTCACCTGTGAGCACACCTGGAATCCAGTCGTCATTCTTACCCACACAGAGGCAAACGTCATTCCAAGAAAAAGTCCTCAAGTCGCTGACACCATGGGAGGCAGCATCCAGAAGCCCCATTGGTTCAGTGGATGATGCCTTTGTGTTTCAGAGCCTCCCGTCATCTGTTGCCTCGAATGTCAAAGCCGCAGGGCACCGCAGGTCTCTGCCAGAGCCTCCTGATGAATGGAAGCGCAGGGTGTCTCTTGATCCTGCACCTGTCAGCATGGGTCATTATCGTACTGCCCCGGCTTTTCAGGCTCCGCTCATGAGCCGGACATTTTCACCTGAGAAACCAACCTTCTATGGGCCTCCCTTTAGACCTGCGCAGCCTCTGAGGTCTGCCAGCAGGGCCAGCATTGGATACATGGGCCAAGGCCCCAGTCCAACAAAGTACTCTCCCATGCATAGTGCAGTCCAGAGAAGTTAG
- the myoz2b gene encoding myozenin-2b isoform X1 has product MSQFCTMPTGERKKRAAAICREVHGTNGDVMDLGKKLSTPKDIMLEELSLLSNRGSRLFKMRQRRSEKYTFESIQNEANAQLNNDISTVNTQTVEIKVDAPADGSTENAETTVSEVTAEKVEAIPVHKSYHSPWDQAILSDPDLAETLKLALSAPEPRPDLPEYKCFNRVATPFGGFDKAPKGITFKLPVVDLNPPSYPELQEPGIKRPTFNRTAQGWISEGTHLILPTITLEPIKVPESDDL; this is encoded by the exons ATGTCACAATTCTGTACAATGCCAACCGGAGAGAGGAAGAAACGTGCAGCAGCTATTTGCCGAGAGGTCCATGGTACCAATG gGGACGTAATGGATCTCGGAAAGAAGCTCAGCACTCCCAAAGACATTATGCTGGAGGAGTTATCATTGCTTTCCAACAGAGGTTCCCGGCTTTTTAAAATGCGCCAGAGGAGAtctgaaaaatacacatttgaaaGCATTCAGAATGAGGCAAATGCACAGCTGAAT AACGATATTTCAACTGTGAATACACAAACTGTGGAAATTAAAGTGGATGCTCCAGCTGATGGAAGTACTGAAAATGCAGAAACCACTGTTTCAG AAGTGACCGCAGAGAAGGTAGAAGCCATACCTGTGCACAAGTCCTACCACTCCCCGTGGGATCAGGCGATCCTCAGTGACCCCGACCTCGCTGAAACTCTCAAACTGGCATTATCAGCACCAGAGCCACGACCAGACCTTCCTGAGTACAAATGTTTTAACCG GGTTGCCACTCCTTTCGGCGGCTTTGACAAAGCTCCCAAAGGAATCACATTCAAGCTCCCTGTGGTGGACCTGAACCCGCCCAGCTACCCAGAGCTGCAGGAGCCAGGGATCAAGCGACCCACCTTCAACAGGACAGCCCAGGGGTGGATATCTGAGGGCACCCATCTGATCCTACCCACGATTACCCTGGAGCCCATCAAAGTCCCAGAGTCTGACGATCTGTAG
- the myoz2b gene encoding myozenin-2b isoform X2: protein MDLGKKLSTPKDIMLEELSLLSNRGSRLFKMRQRRSEKYTFESIQNEANAQLNNDISTVNTQTVEIKVDAPADGSTENAETTVSEVTAEKVEAIPVHKSYHSPWDQAILSDPDLAETLKLALSAPEPRPDLPEYKCFNRVATPFGGFDKAPKGITFKLPVVDLNPPSYPELQEPGIKRPTFNRTAQGWISEGTHLILPTITLEPIKVPESDDL from the exons ATGGATCTCGGAAAGAAGCTCAGCACTCCCAAAGACATTATGCTGGAGGAGTTATCATTGCTTTCCAACAGAGGTTCCCGGCTTTTTAAAATGCGCCAGAGGAGAtctgaaaaatacacatttgaaaGCATTCAGAATGAGGCAAATGCACAGCTGAAT AACGATATTTCAACTGTGAATACACAAACTGTGGAAATTAAAGTGGATGCTCCAGCTGATGGAAGTACTGAAAATGCAGAAACCACTGTTTCAG AAGTGACCGCAGAGAAGGTAGAAGCCATACCTGTGCACAAGTCCTACCACTCCCCGTGGGATCAGGCGATCCTCAGTGACCCCGACCTCGCTGAAACTCTCAAACTGGCATTATCAGCACCAGAGCCACGACCAGACCTTCCTGAGTACAAATGTTTTAACCG GGTTGCCACTCCTTTCGGCGGCTTTGACAAAGCTCCCAAAGGAATCACATTCAAGCTCCCTGTGGTGGACCTGAACCCGCCCAGCTACCCAGAGCTGCAGGAGCCAGGGATCAAGCGACCCACCTTCAACAGGACAGCCCAGGGGTGGATATCTGAGGGCACCCATCTGATCCTACCCACGATTACCCTGGAGCCCATCAAAGTCCCAGAGTCTGACGATCTGTAG